One Methylorubrum extorquens genomic window, AAGTTGGAGCATCAGCCGCGCCTTCACGCCCGACAGGATGCCGGCCGAGCGCGCGCCGCGGGCCAGCAGATCGATCTCGCCGCCGGGATACCCGTATGTGCGCGAGAACACAGGACCGGTCTCGGTGCGGGAGGCGAGCACCACCGGAATCCGCGGGACGAGGGCCGAGACGATCTCCGCCAGCGCCTCCGGCACGTGGCCCGCGCCCATCCCCTCGATCACGACGCCCGCGAAGCCGAGATCGGGCAGGGCGGCGAGCAGCCGTCCGTCGTCGCCGATCCCCATCGTCAGGAGCGCCACCGGGGCCGGCTCCGGTGCGAGGGGGCCGTCGACGATGGGGCCCCGGCGCGGCGATACGAAAATCCGGGCCTCGCCCTCGATCACGAGCCCGACTGGGCCGGCGAGCGGTGAGCGGAACGCCGAAGGCAGGGCGGTGTGGGCCTTCTGCACGAGCCGGGCGGCGTGGATCTCGTCGTTGAGGACGGCGAGCACGCCCATGCTCCGCGCCGTCGCGCTTCCCGCGACGAGGGTCGCGGCCAGCAGGTTGCCGGGCCCGTCGGCCCCCGCACTTTCCGGCCCGCGCATCGCCCCTGTGACGACGACGGGCTTGTCGCCAACGACCAAGCTGTCGAGGACGAAGGCCGTCTCCTCGATCGTGTCGGTGCCCTGGATCACCACCGCGCCGTCGAGGTCGCCCGCCAAGCGCTGGTTGAGTGTGCGCGCCACGCCGATCAAGTCGTCGAGGGTGAGCCCCGCGCTCGGCCGGCGCAGGGGCGAGAGCGTCTCGATGGATGCGACCGCCGCGAGCCCCGGCACCGAGTCTGCGAGATCGGCAGCCGTCAGCGTCGGCACGATCCCGCCCTCAGGGCTCCGGGTCATGGTGATCGTCCCGCCGAGGGACAGGAGGAGGATGCGGGGGAGGGGCATGGCGCGTCAGGCTCCGGCGGCCGCAAGGCCGGACGTGGTGCCCGTATCATTCCGGTGTCGATTGTCGAGGAAGCGA contains:
- a CDS encoding asparaginase, whose translation is MPLPRILLLSLGGTITMTRSPEGGIVPTLTAADLADSVPGLAAVASIETLSPLRRPSAGLTLDDLIGVARTLNQRLAGDLDGAVVIQGTDTIEETAFVLDSLVVGDKPVVVTGAMRGPESAGADGPGNLLAATLVAGSATARSMGVLAVLNDEIHAARLVQKAHTALPSAFRSPLAGPVGLVIEGEARIFVSPRRGPIVDGPLAPEPAPVALLTMGIGDDGRLLAALPDLGFAGVVIEGMGAGHVPEALAEIVSALVPRIPVVLASRTETGPVFSRTYGYPGGEIDLLARGARSAGILSGVKARLMLQLLLRAGVDRVAYAPYFADP